The following proteins are co-located in the Echinicola sp. 20G genome:
- the atpC gene encoding ATP synthase F1 subunit epsilon yields the protein MHLEIITPDKKVFQGEVSEASFPGASGAFQVLKNHAPIVSALAKGTVSYTTNDGKQSLEVDGGVVEVRDNEIILLAEKILD from the coding sequence ATGCATTTAGAAATCATAACACCGGACAAAAAGGTATTTCAGGGGGAAGTATCCGAAGCCAGTTTCCCAGGCGCTTCAGGTGCTTTTCAGGTATTGAAAAACCACGCTCCTATTGTATCTGCACTGGCAAAAGGAACCGTTTCTTACACTACCAATGACGGCAAGCAATCTCTAGAAGTAGACGGCGGTGTAGTGGAAGTTAGAGATAATGAAATTATTCTTTTAGCTGAAAAAATCCTGGATTAA
- a CDS encoding MIP/aquaporin family protein has product MNIYLAEFIGTTLLLTMGSGVVANVVLKQTKGNNSGWMVITTAWALGVFIGVVVAGPYSGAHLNPAVSVGLAVAGLFDWALVPGYITAQVLGAAFGASIAWLIYKDHFDATDDQGLKFAPFATVPAIRNYSSNFLSEVVGTFVLIFVILYSTGANLEDPNNTPIGLGALGALPVAFLVWVIGLSLGGTTGYAINPARDLGPRLAHQILPIKGKGGSDWAYSWVPILGPLVGACLAAVLYLFLGTN; this is encoded by the coding sequence ATGAATATTTATTTAGCTGAATTTATAGGAACGACGCTGTTACTTACCATGGGATCAGGAGTTGTAGCCAATGTAGTGTTGAAGCAAACCAAGGGAAATAATAGTGGCTGGATGGTGATTACTACAGCCTGGGCCTTGGGCGTATTTATTGGTGTAGTTGTCGCGGGGCCATATAGCGGTGCCCATCTCAATCCCGCTGTGAGTGTCGGACTGGCTGTTGCTGGCTTATTTGATTGGGCATTAGTGCCGGGTTATATCACTGCGCAAGTATTGGGGGCGGCATTTGGAGCTAGTATTGCTTGGTTGATATACAAGGATCACTTTGATGCTACTGATGATCAAGGTTTGAAGTTTGCTCCTTTCGCAACTGTTCCTGCCATTAGAAACTATTCTTCGAATTTCCTTTCAGAAGTGGTGGGTACGTTTGTATTGATATTTGTGATTTTGTATTCCACTGGAGCCAATTTGGAAGATCCCAACAATACTCCAATTGGACTAGGTGCTTTAGGTGCTTTGCCTGTGGCTTTTTTGGTTTGGGTGATTGGCCTGTCACTTGGAGGTACTACTGGTTATGCAATTAACCCTGCGAGGGATTTAGGGCCTCGCTTGGCCCATCAAATTTTACCGATCAAAGGAAAGGGAGGAAGTGATTGGGCATACAGTTGGGTGCCCATTTTGGGGCCTTTGGTCGGGGCTTGTTTGGCTGCTGTTTTGTATTTATTTTTGGGCACAAACTAA
- a CDS encoding C40 family peptidase — protein MTLPTRLKAKRTILLVPSLLILIFFSSCSASKKAYRRNVNTVVQTAKSYRGTPYRYGGATRSGMDCSALLYLSFNSVGISLPRTSSEQSKTGKKVSIKKLEIGDVVFFATGKKRNKVTHAGIVTDTGRRSIQFIHSSSSLGVTEDNLFSTYWNPRFVRARRYF, from the coding sequence ATGACTCTACCAACACGCCTCAAAGCTAAGCGCACAATTCTTCTAGTACCTTCACTACTCATTTTGATTTTTTTCAGTTCCTGCTCCGCTTCAAAAAAAGCCTACCGCCGCAATGTAAATACTGTTGTCCAAACCGCTAAATCATATCGAGGCACTCCTTACCGATACGGTGGCGCCACCCGATCAGGCATGGATTGTTCCGCTCTGCTTTATTTGTCATTCAATAGTGTTGGAATAAGTCTCCCAAGAACCTCTAGCGAGCAGAGCAAAACTGGAAAAAAGGTATCAATAAAAAAATTGGAAATAGGAGATGTGGTTTTCTTTGCTACCGGAAAGAAAAGGAACAAAGTGACTCATGCGGGAATTGTGACGGACACGGGCAGGCGCAGCATCCAGTTTATTCACTCTTCATCTTCTTTGGGAGTAACGGAAGACAATCTCTTCTCTACTTACTGGAACCCAAGGTTTGTACGGGCAAGGAGGTATTTTTAA
- the dnaK gene encoding molecular chaperone DnaK, producing MGKIIGIDLGTTNSCVAVMEGNEPVVIQNSEGRRTTPSIVAFLDNGNGERKVGDPAKRQAITNPANTISSVKRFMGKKFSEVSDEKKHASYKVEKGSNDTVAVKIGDRSYTPQEISAMILQKMKSTAEDFLGQEVTEAVITVPAYFNDAERHATKEAGQIAGLEVKRIINEPTAAALAYGMDKKDRDMKIAVYDLGGGTFDISILELGDGVFEVKSTNGDVHLGGDDFDQVIIDWLAAEFKSEEDIDLKQDPMALQRLKEAAEKAKIELSSSSSTEINLPYITATQTGPKHLVRNLSRAKFEQLSETLVKRSMEPCKKALSDAGMSPSEIDEVILVGGSTRIPKIQEEVEKFFGKKPSKGVNPDEVVAIGAAIQGGVLTGEVKDVLLLDVTPLSLGIETMGGVFTKLIEANTTIPSKKSETFSTAADNQPAVDIHVLQGERPLAKDNRSIGRFQLSDIPPAPRGVPQIEVTFDIDANGILHVSAKDKGTGKEQKIKIEASSGLSDEEIERMKKEAEANAASDKEEKEKIEKLNQADSLIFQTEKQLKEFGDKLSDGNKTNINGALEKLKSAHQAQDLAAITPAIEELNKAWEAASTEMYNATQGAGAEGAAGAGAGASAEAGADAGDSVSDVDYEEVNEEDKK from the coding sequence ATGGGAAAAATTATTGGTATAGACTTGGGAACCACTAACTCCTGCGTTGCCGTAATGGAAGGTAATGAGCCAGTGGTGATCCAGAACAGTGAGGGAAGAAGAACTACCCCTTCTATTGTGGCATTTTTGGACAATGGAAATGGAGAAAGAAAGGTAGGGGATCCAGCAAAGAGACAAGCAATCACTAACCCAGCCAATACCATTTCATCCGTGAAAAGGTTTATGGGTAAAAAATTCTCTGAGGTTTCTGATGAGAAGAAACATGCCTCTTATAAAGTTGAAAAAGGTTCCAATGATACTGTAGCTGTGAAAATCGGTGACAGATCATATACACCTCAAGAGATTTCAGCGATGATTCTTCAGAAAATGAAGTCAACTGCTGAGGATTTCTTGGGACAAGAAGTAACAGAGGCAGTCATTACTGTTCCAGCTTACTTTAATGATGCAGAACGTCACGCCACTAAGGAAGCTGGTCAAATTGCAGGTTTGGAAGTGAAAAGAATCATCAACGAGCCTACTGCAGCAGCCTTGGCCTATGGTATGGACAAGAAGGACAGGGATATGAAAATTGCAGTGTATGATCTTGGTGGTGGTACATTTGATATTTCTATCCTAGAGTTGGGTGATGGTGTATTCGAAGTGAAGTCTACTAACGGTGATGTTCACCTTGGGGGAGATGACTTTGACCAAGTGATCATTGATTGGTTGGCAGCAGAGTTCAAATCTGAAGAGGATATTGACTTGAAGCAAGACCCTATGGCGCTTCAGCGCTTGAAGGAAGCTGCTGAGAAAGCTAAGATTGAGCTTTCAAGTTCATCTTCTACTGAGATCAATCTTCCTTATATCACTGCGACCCAAACAGGCCCTAAGCACTTGGTAAGAAACCTTTCTAGAGCCAAATTCGAACAACTGTCTGAGACATTGGTGAAGCGTTCTATGGAGCCTTGCAAGAAGGCCTTGTCTGATGCAGGCATGTCTCCTTCAGAAATTGACGAAGTAATCTTGGTAGGTGGTTCTACAAGGATCCCTAAAATTCAGGAAGAAGTAGAGAAGTTCTTCGGTAAGAAGCCGTCTAAGGGTGTTAATCCTGATGAGGTAGTAGCCATTGGTGCTGCCATCCAAGGTGGTGTATTGACTGGTGAAGTGAAAGATGTATTGTTGCTAGATGTGACACCGCTTTCTTTAGGTATCGAAACCATGGGTGGAGTATTCACCAAATTGATCGAAGCCAACACTACCATTCCATCCAAGAAGTCTGAGACTTTCTCTACCGCAGCTGACAACCAACCTGCAGTGGATATTCATGTACTTCAAGGTGAAAGACCTTTGGCCAAGGATAACAGAAGTATCGGTAGATTCCAATTGAGCGACATTCCGCCAGCACCAAGAGGTGTGCCTCAAATCGAAGTAACTTTCGATATTGATGCGAACGGTATCCTTCACGTATCTGCCAAGGACAAGGGAACAGGTAAAGAGCAGAAAATCAAAATCGAAGCTTCTTCAGGACTTTCTGATGAGGAAATCGAAAGAATGAAAAAAGAGGCTGAAGCTAATGCTGCTTCTGATAAGGAGGAAAAAGAAAAAATCGAAAAGCTTAACCAAGCTGACAGTTTGATCTTCCAAACTGAGAAGCAGTTGAAAGAATTCGGTGATAAGCTTTCTGATGGAAATAAAACCAATATCAATGGAGCATTGGAGAAGTTGAAATCAGCTCACCAAGCCCAGGATTTGGCTGCCATCACTCCTGCTATTGAAGAACTTAACAAAGCATGGGAAGCGGCTTCTACAGAAATGTACAACGCTACTCAAGGAGCTGGTGCTGAAGGTGCTGCTGGAGCGGGAGCAGGTGCTTCTGCTGAAGCAGGTGCGGATGCTGGAGACAGTGTTTCTGATGTAGATTATGAAGAAGTAAACGAAGAAGATAAGAAATAA
- a CDS encoding MOSC domain-containing protein, which translates to MKIQDIYIYPIKSLGGTRVEKAQVLTKGFRWDRRWMLVDESGKFLTQRTLHHMALLQVSLQEESLKVQHKHQPELTLEIPFVPETDEFITVNVWEDSLKGQIVSSRANQWFSKILKVNCKLVFMPESTVRNVEEKYSTNGETVSFADAMPYLLIGQCSLDDLNQKLDTPVPMERFRPNIVFSGGKAFEEDLWSEIIIGETRFKVTKPCARCVLTTVDQNTGTKGKEPLRTLATYRLKDKKVLFGQNLISLDHGVIKIGDKIIIK; encoded by the coding sequence ATGAAAATTCAAGATATCTATATCTACCCAATCAAGTCGCTTGGTGGTACCCGGGTGGAGAAAGCTCAAGTACTAACCAAGGGCTTTAGGTGGGACAGAAGGTGGATGCTGGTCGATGAATCAGGCAAATTCCTAACGCAACGTACGCTTCACCATATGGCTTTGCTACAAGTAAGTCTGCAGGAAGAAAGTTTAAAGGTTCAACATAAACATCAGCCAGAACTAACCCTTGAAATCCCTTTTGTTCCAGAAACTGATGAATTTATAACCGTTAATGTATGGGAAGACTCTCTCAAAGGCCAAATTGTCAGTTCTAGAGCCAACCAATGGTTTTCTAAAATCCTCAAAGTAAATTGTAAGTTGGTTTTTATGCCAGAAAGCACGGTCCGTAATGTCGAAGAAAAATATTCGACCAATGGGGAAACGGTAAGTTTTGCGGATGCTATGCCTTATCTATTGATTGGCCAATGCTCCTTGGATGACCTCAATCAAAAATTGGATACTCCTGTCCCCATGGAGCGCTTCCGACCCAACATCGTATTTTCTGGTGGGAAAGCATTTGAGGAAGACCTTTGGAGTGAAATCATTATTGGAGAAACGCGTTTTAAAGTAACCAAGCCGTGTGCCAGATGTGTCCTCACTACCGTGGATCAGAATACCGGGACCAAAGGAAAAGAACCGCTCAGAACTTTGGCTACTTACCGATTAAAGGACAAAAAAGTACTTTTCGGCCAGAACCTAATATCCCTAGATCATGGAGTAATTAAAATAGGGGATAAAATTATTATAAAATAA
- the glpK gene encoding glycerol kinase GlpK: MTQNNQFIMALDQGTTSSRAILFDRQGQIVALAQKDFKQYFPKSGWVEHDPAEIWTSQASVILEVIAKAEIAPNQIAGIGITNQRETTILWDRDTGKPLYKAIVWQDRRTSAYCNELKRKGYSEKISKKTGLIIDAYFSATKIKWILDHVDGAREKAAKGKICFGTVDSWLIWKLTKGKEHITDITNASRTLLFNIHEKEWDKELLELFDIPESILPEVKSCSEVYCTTAGDVLSSKIPIAGIAGDQQAALFGQLCTRHGMAKTTYGTGCFLVMNTGEQPVASNNQLLTTIAWEVNGKVKYALEGSVFIGGAAIQWLRDGIKVFQHAEQSESLATSVEDSGGVYFVPALTGLGAPYWDQDARGAFFGITRGTTQAHFARAGLEAIAYQVYDVLSAMEKDAGEKTKEMRVDGGASANNFLMQFQADLIRSEVKRPQITETTALGAAYLAGLAVGYWKDEAALEQLWEEDASFEPKLEEDIVKEKLHFWHKAVERTKDWEEE; encoded by the coding sequence ATGACCCAAAATAACCAATTTATCATGGCGTTGGACCAAGGTACAACTAGCTCCAGGGCCATTCTTTTTGATAGGCAAGGTCAAATTGTCGCCTTGGCCCAAAAGGATTTCAAGCAGTATTTCCCTAAGTCAGGTTGGGTGGAGCACGACCCTGCTGAGATTTGGACCTCACAGGCCTCAGTCATCTTGGAGGTAATTGCCAAGGCAGAAATCGCTCCTAATCAGATCGCTGGAATCGGGATTACCAATCAAAGGGAGACAACTATTCTTTGGGACAGGGATACAGGAAAACCGCTGTATAAGGCGATAGTATGGCAGGATAGACGGACTTCGGCCTATTGTAATGAACTGAAAAGGAAGGGCTATTCTGAAAAAATAAGTAAGAAAACCGGGTTGATCATTGATGCCTATTTTTCCGCTACAAAGATTAAGTGGATTTTGGATCATGTGGATGGAGCACGTGAAAAGGCAGCAAAAGGTAAAATATGTTTTGGGACGGTCGATAGTTGGTTGATCTGGAAGTTGACAAAAGGAAAGGAACATATTACCGACATAACCAACGCAAGCAGAACCTTGCTTTTTAATATTCATGAAAAAGAATGGGACAAAGAACTGTTGGAGTTATTTGATATTCCTGAGTCCATATTACCAGAAGTAAAATCCTGCAGTGAGGTTTACTGTACCACTGCAGGAGATGTTTTGTCTTCCAAAATTCCGATAGCAGGTATAGCAGGAGACCAACAAGCGGCACTTTTTGGGCAATTATGTACCCGTCACGGTATGGCAAAGACCACATATGGAACAGGTTGTTTTTTGGTGATGAATACCGGTGAACAACCAGTTGCTTCAAACAACCAATTGCTCACGACCATTGCTTGGGAGGTCAACGGGAAGGTGAAATATGCTTTGGAAGGAAGTGTGTTTATCGGAGGAGCGGCCATTCAATGGTTGAGAGATGGAATAAAGGTTTTTCAACATGCTGAGCAAAGTGAGTCACTTGCTACCAGCGTGGAAGATAGTGGAGGGGTTTATTTTGTTCCTGCATTGACAGGCTTGGGAGCACCTTACTGGGACCAGGATGCCAGAGGAGCCTTCTTTGGAATTACTAGAGGGACTACTCAAGCCCATTTTGCAAGGGCGGGCCTGGAAGCAATAGCTTATCAGGTTTATGATGTCCTTAGTGCCATGGAAAAGGATGCTGGGGAGAAAACAAAGGAAATGAGAGTAGATGGAGGTGCTTCAGCCAATAATTTTTTGATGCAGTTTCAAGCTGATCTGATTCGAAGTGAGGTTAAGCGGCCACAGATAACCGAGACTACTGCTTTGGGGGCAGCTTACTTGGCTGGTTTAGCTGTAGGTTACTGGAAAGATGAGGCAGCCTTGGAGCAGCTATGGGAAGAAGACGCCAGTTTTGAACCCAAATTGGAGGAGGATATTGTCAAAGAGAAACTTCATTTTTGGCATAAGGCAGTTGAGAGAACCAAAGACTGGGAAGAAGAATGA
- the atpD gene encoding F0F1 ATP synthase subunit beta: MANTGKITQVIGPVVDISFEGGKLPNILDALEITKENGQKVVLEVQQHLGEDRVRTIAMDSSEGLVRGMAAVDMGAPISVPTGEGIKGRLFNVVGEPIDGLPKVDSANRLPIHRHAPKFEDLSTSTEVLYTGIKVIDLIEPYAKGGKIGLFGGAGVGKTVLIQELINNIAKAYSGLSVFAGVGERTREGNDLLREMIESGIVTYGDDFVESLENEGGWDLSKVDIEKLKDSKATFVFGQMNEPPGARARVALTGLTLAEYYRDGEGDGAGKDILFFIDNIFRFTQAGSEVSALLGRMPSAVGYQPTLATEMGAMQERITSTKHGSITSVQAVYVPADDLTDPAPATTFAHLDATTVLSRKIAELGIYPAVDPLDSTSRILEPGILGDEHYDCATRVKELLQRYKELQDIIAILGMEELSEEDKLVVHRARRVQRFLSQPFHVAEQFTGLKGVLVDIKDTIKGFTMIMDGELDHLPEAAFNLVGNIDDAIAKGEKMLAEVK; this comes from the coding sequence ATGGCGAATACTGGTAAGATAACTCAGGTAATTGGCCCCGTAGTGGACATCTCGTTCGAAGGGGGAAAACTACCGAATATCCTGGACGCACTCGAAATCACCAAGGAGAATGGTCAAAAAGTAGTATTGGAAGTTCAACAACACCTCGGTGAAGACCGTGTGAGAACTATCGCAATGGATTCCTCAGAAGGATTGGTAAGAGGTATGGCAGCTGTCGATATGGGCGCTCCTATTTCTGTTCCAACTGGTGAAGGTATCAAAGGGCGTTTGTTCAATGTGGTTGGAGAACCAATCGATGGTCTACCTAAAGTAGATTCTGCTAATCGACTTCCTATCCACAGACATGCTCCTAAATTTGAAGACTTGTCTACTTCCACTGAAGTGCTTTACACAGGTATTAAAGTTATCGACTTGATCGAGCCGTATGCCAAAGGTGGTAAAATTGGTCTTTTCGGTGGTGCCGGTGTAGGTAAAACCGTATTGATCCAGGAATTGATCAACAACATCGCCAAAGCTTATTCAGGTCTATCTGTATTTGCTGGTGTTGGTGAAAGAACCCGTGAAGGAAATGACCTTTTGAGAGAAATGATCGAGTCTGGTATCGTAACTTACGGTGATGATTTCGTTGAGTCTCTTGAAAATGAAGGTGGATGGGATCTTTCCAAAGTAGATATTGAAAAACTTAAAGATTCTAAGGCAACATTTGTGTTCGGTCAGATGAACGAACCTCCTGGTGCTCGTGCTCGGGTAGCCTTGACAGGTCTTACGCTAGCTGAATATTACCGTGATGGTGAAGGTGATGGCGCTGGTAAAGATATCCTATTCTTTATCGATAACATCTTCCGATTTACCCAAGCTGGTTCTGAAGTATCCGCCCTTTTGGGACGTATGCCTTCAGCGGTAGGTTACCAACCTACACTAGCAACAGAAATGGGTGCCATGCAAGAGAGAATTACCTCTACCAAGCACGGTTCCATTACTTCCGTACAAGCCGTTTACGTACCTGCGGATGACTTGACTGATCCGGCTCCTGCGACTACTTTCGCCCACTTGGATGCCACTACAGTACTTTCCCGTAAGATTGCCGAGCTAGGTATCTACCCAGCAGTAGATCCTTTGGACTCTACTTCTAGAATCCTTGAGCCAGGTATCTTGGGAGATGAGCACTATGACTGTGCTACTAGGGTAAAAGAATTACTTCAACGTTATAAAGAACTTCAGGATATCATCGCCATCCTTGGTATGGAAGAACTTTCTGAAGAAGATAAGTTAGTTGTACACAGAGCTAGAAGGGTACAAAGATTCTTGTCTCAGCCTTTCCACGTTGCAGAACAGTTTACAGGCCTTAAAGGTGTGCTTGTAGACATCAAAGATACCATCAAAGGCTTCACCATGATCATGGACGGTGAGTTGGATCACCTTCCTGAAGCAGCATTCAACTTGGTAGGTAACATCGATGATGCTATCGCCAAAGGTGAGAAAATGCTCGCTGAAGTTAAATAA
- a CDS encoding glycerol-3-phosphate dehydrogenase/oxidase, whose amino-acid sequence MNRPRNLKQLKNDEKIWDIAIIGGGSSGLGVALDALSRGLSVVLFERSDFAKGTSSRSTKLVHGGVRYLAQGDILLVWEALRERGRILRNAPHLAHVQPFVIPIYSYLGKLRYTLGLKVYDWMSGWLSLGDSYFISKEETIERLPQIKQEGLLGGVVYHDGEFDDARLALAIAQTCDDLGGLMLNYTPVTALMKDENQKVAGLKVRDALGKKNYQVKAKMVVNATGVFADKILRMDQPEVAKMIQPSQGVHLVLSNEFLGGADALMIPKTSDGRVLFAVPWKGKLVMGTTDTLREKAKQEPEALSREVSFILNTAGLYLTKKPSRKDILAVYAGLRPLAAPKEGKVKTKEISRNHKIIVADSGLVTLTGGKWTTFRKMGEDTVNYFHRITGEELRVSKSWEVKIHGYGEVILEGHWKKYGNEAVKILQMIKDNPAYAKLLHADYPYTAGEVVWAVREEMAMKVEDVLSRRIRMLILDTKTALEMAPLVAKLMAEELKEDDVWINKELVDFENIAKKYLIKI is encoded by the coding sequence ATGAACAGACCCCGTAACCTCAAGCAATTAAAAAATGATGAAAAGATTTGGGATATAGCGATAATTGGAGGAGGTTCTTCAGGTTTAGGGGTAGCTCTGGACGCTTTGTCGAGAGGATTGAGTGTCGTGCTTTTTGAGCGATCCGACTTTGCTAAAGGCACTTCCAGTAGAAGTACTAAATTGGTTCATGGTGGTGTCAGGTATTTGGCCCAAGGGGATATTCTTTTGGTTTGGGAAGCGTTAAGGGAGAGAGGGCGGATTCTTAGAAACGCTCCCCACTTAGCCCATGTGCAACCTTTTGTCATTCCTATCTATTCTTATTTGGGGAAACTCAGGTATACTCTTGGGCTTAAGGTTTATGACTGGATGTCAGGTTGGTTGAGTCTTGGAGATTCTTATTTTATTTCAAAAGAAGAAACTATTGAGCGGTTACCTCAGATAAAGCAAGAGGGATTGCTTGGAGGGGTAGTGTATCATGATGGAGAGTTTGATGACGCCAGATTGGCTTTGGCAATTGCCCAGACTTGTGATGACTTAGGTGGGCTAATGTTGAATTACACTCCTGTGACTGCTCTGATGAAGGATGAAAATCAAAAAGTGGCTGGGCTTAAAGTAAGGGATGCTCTTGGCAAGAAAAACTATCAGGTGAAAGCTAAGATGGTGGTAAATGCGACAGGAGTATTTGCGGATAAAATTTTGAGGATGGATCAACCGGAAGTGGCAAAGATGATTCAACCGAGCCAAGGGGTTCATTTGGTCCTGTCCAATGAATTTTTAGGAGGAGCTGATGCGTTGATGATTCCAAAAACTTCTGATGGTCGTGTGCTTTTTGCCGTGCCTTGGAAAGGGAAGCTGGTGATGGGGACTACAGATACATTGAGAGAGAAGGCAAAACAGGAACCAGAAGCATTGTCTAGAGAGGTTTCTTTTATCCTAAATACAGCTGGCTTGTATTTGACCAAAAAACCAAGCAGAAAAGATATTTTAGCTGTTTATGCCGGATTGAGACCTTTGGCAGCCCCTAAAGAAGGAAAAGTCAAAACAAAAGAAATTTCCAGAAATCATAAGATTATCGTTGCTGATTCGGGTTTGGTGACCCTTACAGGTGGTAAATGGACCACGTTTAGGAAGATGGGAGAAGATACGGTCAATTATTTTCATAGAATAACTGGTGAAGAATTAAGGGTGAGTAAATCATGGGAAGTTAAAATACATGGTTATGGGGAGGTTATTCTGGAAGGCCATTGGAAAAAATATGGCAATGAAGCGGTCAAGATTCTCCAAATGATCAAGGATAATCCGGCTTATGCAAAGCTTCTTCACGCTGACTACCCTTATACTGCAGGGGAAGTGGTCTGGGCTGTAAGAGAGGAAATGGCCATGAAGGTGGAAGATGTGTTGTCCAGAAGAATAAGGATGTTGATTCTGGATACTAAGACTGCATTAGAAATGGCGCCATTGGTAGCCAAACTGATGGCCGAGGAATTGAAAGAAGATGATGTATGGATCAATAAGGAGTTGGTAGATTTTGAGAATATAGCTAAGAAGTATTTGATTAAAATATAA
- a CDS encoding co-chaperone GroES family protein, with translation MRLTEDNKLRKLVVVGDRVLIKPKEATEKTSSGLYLPPGVQEKEKVQQGYIIKAGPGYPIPMHVEEDEPWKEKEENIRYVPLQAKEGDLAIFLLNGAHEVIYEGEKFYIVSQNAILMLEREEEL, from the coding sequence ATGCGGTTGACGGAAGACAATAAGCTTAGAAAGCTGGTAGTAGTAGGTGATCGGGTATTGATCAAACCTAAAGAGGCCACCGAGAAGACCTCAAGTGGTCTTTACCTTCCTCCTGGTGTCCAGGAAAAGGAAAAGGTACAGCAAGGCTATATCATAAAGGCCGGTCCAGGTTATCCCATTCCAATGCATGTGGAAGAAGATGAGCCTTGGAAAGAAAAAGAAGAGAACATTCGGTATGTGCCGCTCCAAGCGAAAGAAGGTGATTTAGCCATTTTCTTATTGAATGGAGCTCATGAAGTAATTTATGAGGGAGAGAAATTCTATATTGTCTCTCAAAATGCCATTTTGATGCTGGAAAGAGAAGAGGAGCTTTAA
- a CDS encoding 6-bladed beta-propeller — translation MSKYYFLALALLVACTQAKETIKNDVETIVINTEEIEDSVDISSIIKEIRFVPLEDKDGDYLKGADRVLITKDHYILFDRFNSGEVKVYDRLGKLVKQVGEKGPGPLEVRQINDYWLNEEGCLEIYDFNLKKIVVFDKEFIAESSFKTKDPLIFHNVTQLVGDDGGYVGFKAYSGFNGPFNDVYYKIGFLDKDFSLKNTALSYPAELDWASVTVPISPFARYRDSIRFYQNFDPTIYHVQSADTLIKRFAIKYQPNPMPENWEQEVILPNGAYFKSRKHDFEKVKSIFKGKSGFAGSWKESSKYAVINSFDENYGRFHSLYSKSENKVIANGRAFIENERYHIALPPIQVVDEEKEMFVGVWQGALLKEYILMENSPFHEKIKDVESFYLIEVTFK, via the coding sequence ATGAGCAAATATTATTTTTTAGCGCTGGCTTTATTAGTGGCCTGCACTCAGGCTAAAGAAACAATTAAAAATGATGTAGAGACCATAGTTATCAATACTGAGGAAATTGAGGATAGTGTGGACATCTCCTCTATAATTAAAGAAATCCGTTTTGTTCCACTTGAAGACAAAGATGGTGATTATTTGAAGGGAGCGGATAGGGTTTTGATTACAAAGGATCATTATATCTTATTTGATCGATTTAATTCAGGTGAAGTCAAAGTCTATGATAGGCTGGGGAAGTTGGTCAAGCAAGTGGGTGAGAAAGGGCCGGGGCCATTAGAAGTACGGCAAATAAATGATTATTGGTTAAATGAAGAAGGCTGTTTGGAAATCTATGATTTCAACCTGAAAAAAATTGTGGTTTTTGATAAGGAATTTATTGCTGAGAGCTCTTTTAAGACCAAAGACCCTCTCATATTTCATAATGTTACTCAGTTAGTAGGAGATGATGGTGGTTATGTCGGGTTTAAAGCATACAGTGGCTTTAATGGTCCTTTTAATGATGTTTACTATAAAATTGGTTTTCTGGATAAGGATTTTAGTTTAAAAAATACTGCTTTGAGTTACCCTGCTGAGTTGGATTGGGCTTCGGTGACTGTTCCAATAAGTCCTTTTGCGCGATATAGGGATTCTATAAGGTTTTATCAAAATTTTGATCCCACTATTTATCATGTTCAATCTGCAGATACTTTGATAAAGCGTTTTGCTATAAAATACCAACCTAATCCAATGCCAGAGAATTGGGAGCAGGAGGTTATTTTACCAAATGGGGCATACTTTAAATCTAGGAAACATGATTTTGAAAAAGTTAAGTCTATTTTCAAAGGTAAATCAGGGTTTGCGGGGAGTTGGAAGGAGTCAAGTAAATATGCGGTCATTAATTCGTTTGATGAAAATTATGGACGTTTTCATTCGCTTTATTCTAAATCTGAAAATAAAGTGATAGCCAATGGAAGAGCCTTTATTGAAAATGAACGTTACCATATAGCATTACCCCCTATTCAGGTGGTAGATGAAGAAAAAGAAATGTTTGTGGGTGTTTGGCAAGGAGCTTTATTAAAGGAATATATCCTTATGGAAAACAGTCCGTTTCATGAAAAAATAAAAGATGTGGAAAGCTTTTACCTGATAGAGGTGACGTTTAAGTGA